One Planctomycetota bacterium genomic window, GTCGAGGCTCTGCGCGAGCTCTTCGAGTTCGGTGCGGAGCGAGCCGAAGTAAGCGCTCTGATCCTGCAGCTTCTCGAAGTCGAGCACGCCGACACCACCCTGCGTGGGCTGCTGTGCAGCGAGTTCCGCCTGGACGGGTTGTTGGGTGCCGACGAAGAAGCAGCCTGCGGCGAACAGTGCGGCGGCGGCGGTGGTCAGGCCGACGAGTGCCGGGAGGCGGCGGGCTGAGACGGTGGTGGTGGCGTTGGAGGAGGTCATTGGAAGATGCCGAGGGAGAAGCTGAAAACCTGCAGATCGTCTTCGGGCCGCCGGTTGAGAGGCCAGGCGAAGTCGAACGCGAGGGGAACGTTCTGCAACGCTCCGAGCTGGATGCGGAAGCCGAAGCCCGCAGAGACCCGCATGGTAGTGAGGCGTGCGTCGGAATCGACGCTGCCGAAGTCGGTGAAGAAGACGCCACGCAGCGTCTCGTCGTAGAGCGGGAAGCCGACCGCCGCCGAGCCTGTCAGCGAGTAGTCGCCGCCGATGGCGTCGTTGGCGTTGCCGTCGCGTGGGCTGATGCCGCGGAACCGGAAGCCGCGGACGCTGCCGATGCCGCCGGCGTAGAAGCGCTCGAAGAACGGGGCGTCGTCGAAGATCGCGCCCGCATCGCCACGCATCTCGAACACCACGGTCCGCTCGCGCGCGTCGGTGAAGAGCGGGACGAACAGATTCGCCCCGGCCGTCGCTCGCTGGAACGAGGGCCCGCCGAACGTGCCGAACGCCTCAACGCCAGCGTCGACCGAATAGCCGCGAGTGGGCGTGATCGGGCGGTCGATGTCGGTCCAACTGACACGAAGACTCGTGCTAGTCAGCGTCGTGTTCCCTCGGCCGGCGACGATCTCGGGCGCACGGTCTTCCAGCGGATCATCGACGTCGAAGATCCGCACGTCCTCGCCGCGAAGCCCGATGGTCACGCCCAGCTTTCGGCCGACGCGTGGAACGAATCGAACATTTCCGCCGCCGCGCGTGTCGCGATACTCGCGGCGGAGGATCGTGCGGTAGAAGCCCTGCAACCCGAGACCCAGGTTCTGGTCGTACAGGCGTGGCTCGAAGAAGCTGAGCGTCGCGTTGGTCTGGACCGTTCCCGGCTGCAATTCTGCCCGGAAGGTCTGGCCGGCACCCTGGAACGCGTCGCCGAAGATGTCCCCGGCGGACTCGGGAAAGTCGAAAATGTCGAAGTTCCGCTGCGTGTAGGTGATGTTGCCGAAAACGCCGCCATTGGAGTTGATCGCCCCGCCGAAGCTGATGAGCGCGGTGCTCTTTTCGGTCACCTCGATCAGCAGGTCGCGCTCGGGCTCGCCGTCAATCGGATCGAAGCCGGGCGGCGGTGGGATGGGCGTGACGCGGACGGTCTGGAAGAAGTCGCGACCCCGGAGTCGTTGTTCGCCGCGGGTCACGGCCTCGCTGTCGTAGGGGTCGCCTGGCGCGAGATCGAACTGCCGCAGGATGACCTTGTCCTGCGTCTTGTCGTTGCCGCGAATGCGAATGTTCCCGAGCTTGAACGGTTCGCCCTCGGAGATGGCGAACGTCAGATCGACGATGCCGGGCTCGAGGCGAAAGTCGGTGATCGGGCTGATGTCCAGGTGATCCGGATCGACCCGAATGCCTGGCGGCGGCCGCGAGTAGACGCGTGACAGCGGCACGTACGCCCGGACGATGTTGCCAACGGCCACCCGGACGTCGTCGCGGTCGTATGGAGCACCGATGACGACGCCAGCGTCCTCCACGGCCTTGCGAAGCTCCGCCTCGTCAGCGTCTTCGAGCCCATCGAACTTGATGCTGCCGACCTGATAACGACGACCTTCGTCGACCAGGAACTCGACCTTCACCTTGTCGCGAGCCGGCGACCAGACCAGGCGGCGGCCGATGCGGGCGTCGAAGAAGCCTTTGTCCGCCCGGTAGAAGCGCTGCAGCGACGCCACGTCCGCGTCGAGTTGACGCTGGTCGACGATGCCTTCGAAGCCGAAGAGTCCGAAGGGTCCGCGAATGCTCGTGCCGACCTGACGCTTGAGCTGCCG contains:
- the bamA gene encoding outer membrane protein assembly factor BamA, with amino-acid sequence MPRLGQSINTKRFLTLFVVGACLLVAPIAFGQDGEPVQANQADQAEDAPSAEPSVVTPRAGLPVVQVRVVGNERVGDRRVLNAVRTSAGDPFDAFQVEADVRRIFALNRFSRVEARYVVLGEGDDATVEVVFEVEELTPAGELRFINNRRLSDERLRRIVELESGYRPGERGDETLLALAADAVEQAYRQRNYALATVSVRRDEETDAIIFDVTEGPFVAVVNIDFIGATSFTERQLKRQVGTSIRGPFGLFGFEGIVDQRQLDADVASLQRFYRADKGFFDARIGRRLVWSPARDKVKVEFLVDEGRRYQVGSIKFDGLEDADEAELRKAVEDAGVVIGAPYDRDDVRVAVGNIVRAYVPLSRVYSRPPPGIRVDPDHLDISPITDFRLEPGIVDLTFAISEGEPFKLGNIRIRGNDKTQDKVILRQFDLAPGDPYDSEAVTRGEQRLRGRDFFQTVRVTPIPPPPGFDPIDGEPERDLLIEVTEKSTALISFGGAINSNGGVFGNITYTQRNFDIFDFPESAGDIFGDAFQGAGQTFRAELQPGTVQTNATLSFFEPRLYDQNLGLGLQGFYRTILRREYRDTRGGGNVRFVPRVGRKLGVTIGLRGEDVRIFDVDDPLEDRAPEIVAGRGNTTLTSTSLRVSWTDIDRPITPTRGYSVDAGVEAFGTFGGPSFQRATAGANLFVPLFTDARERTVVFEMRGDAGAIFDDAPFFERFYAGGIGSVRGFRFRGISPRDGNANDAIGGDYSLTGSAAVGFPLYDETLRGVFFTDFGSVDSDARLTTMRVSAGFGFRIQLGALQNVPLAFDFAWPLNRRPEDDLQVFSFSLGIFQ